The stretch of DNA TCGTCGCTGATGGCTGCTTTGGCTGCGTCAATAGTGGCAGGGTCGGCGGTGAGTTTTTGCTGGCCGCTGGCGACCAGTTTGAAATCTAGCCCTTGCTCTTGCACCAGATTACGCACCAGATTAATCAGGCCTTCGGCCTTTTTTTGCGACTCGGCTAGCAGGGTTTCCAGGTCGGGTGGCACGATGCGCGTGTTTTTTGGATTGGTGTAGGTTAGGGCCTCATCGGCCTTGCCACTGATATCAACTTTTTCCTGACTGGCGGCCGGCTCATTCGGATTGCTGCGCGTGGGGGCTGGTGTGGTGCTGCTGCGCAGGCTAAGTGAGCTGCTGCTACTGACATTCACGCCAAGACTGCTAATCATCGTATTCATCATGACACCTCCACGAAACAACCATATAGATAATTATCGGCGTAATGGCGGAGAAAATCAGCGTAAAAGTGCCGCAATAACAATTATTTAGCTTGATTTTCGCTGTTGGCCTGATCAGCGGTTGATTCTTGAATCAAGCTGCGTTTGAGTTCACTCTGTGGCAGGTAGCGCGCCAAAATGCGCTGCAGAGTGCCATCTTGTCGCATTGCCAGCAGCAAGTTATTCCATTGCTGAACTTCTGCGGCGCTAAAGTGTTTTTTGGAGAAAACCAGTCTTGCCTCTACGCCACGATCACTGGGGGCCCAGTCACGTGCGACCGCTTGCTGATTAAATTGCAATCGTCGGAAGTAAAAGTTATAGGCGGTGGGTTGCGCAAACGCGCCTTGAATCTGACCATCGCGTAGCCATTGAAATAATTGCTCGCTGTCTTTGGCCTCATCGACTCGGCTTTGTGCGCGGAGTTGATTGATCAGCGCGTCTTGTACTTCGCCGTGCCGATATGAAGCGACCACTCCCCAGCGCAGCGTCGGGCTGGCTAGAAAGGCATTAAAGTTCGGGTATTTTTCGGCAATGGCCTTGGGAAGTACCGCCATATTTTTGAGGCGGATATATGGCACGCTGAAATAGGCAAAAATGTCGCGTTCTGGTGTTTTAATGGCTGATACGCTGAGCATGGTTTGTCCACTGCTCAGCTCCAACCAGATTTGCGCTCGGGGCAGTGTCGCCATCGTAAATTGGCATTGGCTTCGTTGTGCCAATTCATCAATCACCGCGCGATCAATGCCTTCATCTTGATGATAAAGCAGGCCAAACTCGTAAAATGCTACGCTGATTTTTTTGCTGCAATTGGGGTTGGCCCAGCTGAAGTGGCTACCCAAAAATAAACCTATGATGAGTATCTTCATGAAGCGATTGATAGTCATGATCTTGCTCCATATACACCAAGGGGTATTGTGATATGTCTGCTGGTGGATTCTCAATCTAGCCCGAGGCGGCGCGCCAGAGTAGCTCAATCGTGGCTTCTTACTTACAGACGGCAGCTGCACTTGCATGTTAAGTAGAACGAACGTACACTTTGTTTTTGCCGTGATTGGGGAGGGGAGTGGTGCGCAAAATTATTCATATCGACTGCGATTGCTTTTACGCGGCGGTAGAAATGCGCGATCGCCCCGAGCTGCGTGATGTACCGATTGCGATTGGTGGCGCGCCCGATCAGCGCGGCGTGATTTCAACGTGTAATTATCCGGCGCGCAAATTTGGCATTCACTCCGCGATGCCGACCAAATGGGCGCTACGCCAGTGCCCCAATTTGGTGTTGCTGCCGCATTCGTTTGAGCGTTACCGCGATGCGTCGCGCCGCGTACATGCCATTTTTGCCGATTACACCGAGCGCATCGAGCCGCTATCGCTCGACGAAGCCTATCTCGACGTCACAGATCTACCACATTGTCACGGTAGTGCTACCTTAATGGCGCAGGAAATTCGCGCACGCATTGAGGCAGAGGTGGGGATTACCGCCAGCGCCGGCATTGCGCCCAATAAATTGCTGGCCAAAATTGCCAGCGATTGGCGCAAACCGAATGGGCAGTTTGTGATTACGCCGGACGAGGTCGCCGCGTTTATGCCAAGCTTGCCTGTGGGCAAATTATGGGGTATCGGTAAAGTAACCGCGGGTAAGCTAGCCAAGCTGGGTCTCAATACTTGCGGTGATGTGCAGGCGTGGTCACATGCCGATTTGCTGCGTGTATTGGGGCGCTTGGGCGAATCCTTGTATTGGCAAAGCCGCGGCGTGGACGAGCGGCCGGTGGCGCGCAGCGAGAAGCGCAAATCACTGTCCGTCGAACATACCTACAATCAAGATTTGCCTGACCTAGCAGCCTGTATGGCCAAGCTGCCATCACTGTATGCTGATTTTGCTCAGCGTCAGAGCCGATCGCAGCAAGATACCCCCCATAAAGCCTTTGTCAAAATCAAGTTTCACGACTTTACGCAAACGACGATGGAATGTATTTGCCCATCACCCGAGCCGGCCATTTTTGAAACGCTGCTCAGCCAAGCCTGGCAGCGCGGCGCCAAGCCCGTACGATTGTTAGGCGTGGGCGTACGCTTTGCGGATCGCCCCAAACGCCTTATGGGCGAGACATTGCCGCTGTGGGCGAGCTAAGTTGGCTGTAGATCAGCCCGAGCGTAATCACCACAATGCTGGCCATTAAATAGCCCGCCAAAATATCGCTGAAATAATGCACGCCCAGCACCAAACGAGCCGCCCCGCTGAGTACGACCCACGTGAGCGCCAGTAGCAGGCCCACGCGACGAGATGCTGGAAAATGGCGGCTGAAAATAAGCCAGACTAGCACGCCCAAAGTGAGTGCCGCCATCGCATGTCCGCTCGGCAGCGAATTACCCGTGGTGTGAACCAGATGCTCAAATTCGGGGCGTGGACGGCCAAGGAGCCCTTTGCAAATTGCATTCAGTATCCAGCTCAGTGCTACGCCGCCCACAATCAAGCCCGCTGCAATGCGGTCTTGCAAACGGAAATACAGAATCAGTGCCAGGCTTGTTGCAATGATTAGGCTGCCCACGCCGCCGCCGAGTTGGCCGAGTAAAATACTTAGTTGAATGCCGAATGCGCTGTGTGCGTAAGCCCATTGCCCCAGTGCCAAATCAACCGGAGCCAGTCGCGGGTAGTTCAGGAGCAAAAGTAGCAGCGTAATAGCGCAAGCGAAAAGCGCCGCTATGGCGCGAGGATGTTTGATGTGCATCGCCATATTTAATCTAATTTTGTAAAGGCGTGCACGATACCGAATGCGTATGGGAATGGCATTGTTAGTATTGCCATAGATGATTTTTTTAGGGTATAGCTTGGTGGCGCTGCTATATAAAGGGCTATACAGTCATACCCAGTAGGTCAATTAGATATGACTGCCGCTGCTTGGCTAGAGGTACTTATTGGCGCACTTTGACTGGTGCACACAGTCGGCAAGAAAATGCCCCTGTTTGCTGATCAAAACAATCGGTCGGTAAATAGTGCTCAAAGCCCGCACGTTCACAATCAAACACATAATCACTATTGGGCAACCATTCGGTGAGCAGGTTTTGCCAAACCGCGCGGCAATCATCAGGTAAGCCAGTAAATTCGGCACAGGCATATAAGCCTCCGGGCATCTCCATCGTCTGCATTTCGCCACTAGCGACAAAATCAGCCCCCACTTCAGTCGCGGTGGCGTAGCGACATTGCTCAGGTGGGGTTTGCAGTGGGTTGTCGTAGGAAATGCCGAAATGTTGCAGAAACGGTAGTTGCAAAGCCTGAAGTTGCCCCATAAATTGCTGCCACAAACGACCAATGCTGTCATCGTAAGGGCCAACCTGGTGCAGATAGGCAACGCGAGTAGGGGGTAGCTGCTGTACTGTGACTTTCATCTGAAGCTCCAAAAGCGCCAAAGAACAGCCATTATCGGCTGATTGCTGGTGGGCGAAAAGCCAGCTGAATGAATTTTGTGTTGCGGGCTTGCTTGGGTATCTGCCTGAGGGGGGCTTATCTATAGGCAGATACCTTGGTTAGGCTTGGATAATAAACACCGTTGGGCGTTTATTGATATCAGGCTCTGCGCGTTTTTTCCACTGTGCAGCTTCCAGCGTCAAGATTTCCTGTTCTGGCAAGGTCATGTCGCAGGCGACCGTGAGCCGAGTGCTGCCTTTAAGCCCATCGCGCAGGGCTTGAAACAGTGCCAGATTACGGTACGGGGTTTCAATAAAGATTTCGGCTTGATTTTCTTTGGCTGAGCTCGCTTCCAGTTGGCGCAAGGCTTGTAAGCGTCCGGCGGTATCGGAGGGCAGGTAACCATTGAAACGGAATTTTTGCCCATTTGCACCCGAGCCCATCAAGGCCAATAGCAAAGATGATGGGCCAACCAGCGGAGCGACTTTGATGCCGCGCTGATGTGCAAGTTGTACCAAGCGCGCCCCCGGGTCGGCCACGCCGGGACAGCCCGCTTCGCTCATTAAACCCACATCGTGGCCTTCGAGCAGCGGCTTGAGTAGTGCCGAGACTTCGTGATCTTTAGTGTGCTCGGATAATTCTTGCATCCACAAGCTGCGCAATTCGTGCGGCGTGCCAAGCATTTTCAGGTGCGCGCGCGTGGTTTTGGCATTTTCAACGACAAAATGCGTCAGCTGTTTGGCGATGTCGATCACATCAGCTGGCAAAATATTGCTCAGCGTGTCGCCACCCATCGGAACGGGAATTAAATATAAAGTGCCTGCCATGCCAACCTCGATCTAGATACGGTGCTAGGTATATGCCCAGCGATGATAATTAAATTGGTCTGCATTGATATACTCTCGATGCAGTTGCGCTGATTACAAAATAGCTATCCCTTCATTGTTGAGCATGGTAACCAGCTCGATCAGTGGCAAGCCAATAATGGCTGCTGGGTCGCGTCCTTCGATGGCGGCAATCATCACAATGCCAAGGCCTTCAGTCTTGGCGCTGCCCGCGCAGTTGTACGGCTGCTCACGCTGTAAATAGGTTTCGATTTGTTCATCGGTATAATTGCGCATCGTTACACGGGTCACATCGACGATACTTTGATGCGTGTCACTGGCGGTGTTGTACAGTGCCAACGCAGTATGAAATGCGATGGTTTGGCCGCGCATTGCTTGTAATTGCTTGACTGCTCTATCGTGTGTACCCGGTTTGCCCAGTTGTTCACCATTGAGTAACGCCACTTGGTCAGAGCCGATGATCAAACTATTGGGAAATTGATCTGCCAGTACGCGCGCTTTAGCAATCGCGAGGCGCTCGCTGGTTTGTGCTGCGCTCTCGCCCGCAAGCGCGGTTTCGTCCAAATTTGGCGCGGCAACGGTGAACTCTAGCCCTAAGCGTTCCAGTAATTCCTTGCGATAAGGCGAGGTGGAGGCCAGCACGAGACGTATTTTTTTATCGCTTGGCAGAGAGGCTTGTTTTTTCATAAGAATTTAATAGTTACCGCGCACCGCGCGCATTTGACAGACATAGGTCGCAGATTATATCATGCGCGGTTTCCGGTTCTACGCGGCAGCCAATATGACTGTGATACATAGCGCGGAATTTGCGCAGGAAGCTAGAGAACTTAAGGGTTCTATACCGCTTGCCCAACTTTCCCGGCTTGCCGATCAGTTGGCTGATACGTCAGGTGAAGTATTCTGGCATATCGAAAGTGGCGTAGATCGCCTGCAGCGCCCTTGGCTTTATTTAGAAGTAACGGGTACTCTGCAGCTGGTGTGTCAGCGTTGCCTCTTGGGCGCGCCTTGGCAGCTCCACAGTGAAACCGTGTTGACCCAATTTGCCGACGAGACACAAATCGACGAAGCCGAAGCGCTCGACGAAGACCTCGAAGGTATTTTGATCGATCCGGAGCTGGATATTGAAGCACTGGTTGAAGATGAGATTTTGCTCGCTTTACCCGTAGCGCTGACGCATGAAGTATGTGGTGGCGACGAAGCGCTAGCCAAATTGGCGAGCGATAAACCTAATCCGTTTGCAGTCCTGGCTCAGTTGAAAACCAGGAAAGCGGAATGACAACTGAGTATTAAGGAGTTTTAACATGGCAGTTCAACAGAATAAAAAATCACCTTCGAAACGTGGCATGCACCGCGCTCACGACTTCCTGTCTGCACCAGCTTTGTCTGTAGATGCTGCGACTGGTGAAGTTCATCGCCCGCACCACATTTCTCCAAACGGCTTTTACAAAGGCCGTCGTGTGATCAAGGCTAAAGGCGAGTAATTCGCGCTTTAATGCCACTCTAAGCTTTGCTTAGCCTTGCGGCGCAAGTGAGACCCCTCGCTTGCGCCGTTCGTCGTTTTAGGATTTCAGATGGATATTACCGTTGCAGTTGATGCCATGGGTGGCGATCACGGCGCTCATGTGACCGTGCCAGCAGCCCTGCGTTTTTTGCGCGATAACCCCGATGTGAATATCGTGCTGGTTGGTCTGGTGGATGCGATTGAGGCTGAACTCAAAGCGCATCAGGCACAAACAGGCCCGCGTTTACGCATTCATGCCGCTTCCGAAGTGGTAGCGATGGATGAGTCGCCGCAATTGGCGATGAAGAATAAAAAAGATTCTTCAATGCGCGTGGCGATTAATCTCGTTAAATCGGGTGAGGCCAATGCGTGCGTATCGGCCGGCAATACCGGCGCCTTGATGGCAACGGCGCGTTTTGTGCTCAAAACTATCCCTGGGATCGATCGTCCGGCTATCGCTAGTTTGATGCCGACGATGAAGGGGCAAACTTTGATGCTGGATTTAGGCGCTAACGTTGACTCAACGCCGCTGCAGCTGACGCAGTTTGCGATCATGGGCTCGGCGATGTTTGGGGCCTTAAAGCAAAAAGATGCACCTACCGTGGGCTTGCTGAATGTGGGTTCTGAAGAGATTAAAGGCAATGAGGTCGTTAAAGCGGCAGCAGAGCTGGTGCGTCAGACGCGGCTGAATTTTGTCGGTAATGTTGAAGGTAATGATATCTACAAAGGCACGGTCGATGTAGTGGCGTGTGACGGCTTTACCGGCAATATCACACTGAAGGCCTCAGAAGGTGTAGCGCAGATGTTCAGTACTTTTTTAAAGGCTGAATTTACGCGTAACTGGTTTACCAAGCTGTTGGCGCTGGTGGCAATGCCAGTGTTAAAAAGCTTTAAGCATAAATTGGATCCGCGCCGGTTTAATGGTGCGTCGTTCTTGGGTTTGCGCGGTATCGTGGTAAAAAGCCATGGCGGAGCAGACGAAGTTGCGTTTTACTGGGCGTTGGCTCAGGCCGTTGAGGAAGCTCGCTCCAGCCTGATTCAGCGTATTACCGATCAAGTGCAGCATGAGTTGCGGCATTTTGAAGCCACAGATGCCGGTGAAAAATCGGCAATGGAACAGTCCGCCTGATTGAATGCGCTAGGCGCAGATTGTTGATCAGGCTAAGGAGTGGGTTGTGATTTATTCTCGTATTGCAGGTACTGGCTCTTATTTGCCAGAGCGTATTTTAAGCAACCATGAGTTGGCTCAAACCGTCGATACCAGTCATGAATGGATTGTGACTCGCACCGGTATTTCTTCGCGTCATATCGCGTCTGAAGAGCAGTTAACTTCCGATTTGGCGCTGATTGCGGTTGAGCGCGCGCTAGAAAGCGCGGGCGTGGCCAAAGAAGACGTTGATTTACTGATTGTGGCCACCACGACGCCCGATAATATTTTTCCGTCGACCGCCTGTTTATTGCAAAACAAGCTGGGCGTGCATGGTTTTCCTGCCTTTGATGTGCAAGCGGTGTGCGCGGGGTTTGTGTATGCACTCACTACCGCCAATGCGATGATCAAAAGCGGTGCTGCTAAATGTGCGGTGGTAGTTGGTGCGGAAAAGCTCTCTAACCTGATCAATTGGCAAGATCGTGGCACGTGCATTTTGTTTGGCGATGGTGCTGGTGCGGTAGTGTTGACCGCGTCAGAAGAGCCGGGCATTTTGGCGACCAAGCTCAAAGCGGATGGCCGCTACAATGGCATTTTGAAAACCGCTGCGCGCCCAAAACAAGGTGTGCTCGACGGTGAGCCGTGGATTTATATGGAAGGCAATGCGGTCTTCAAGTTTGCCGTACGTGCGCTGGCTGATATTGCCGAAGAAACGCTGGCCGAAGCCGGTCTGGAAAAAACCGACATCGATTGGCTGGTGCCACATCAAGCCAATGTGCGCATTATTGAGTCGACTGCCAAGCATTTGGGCATGTCGATGGATAATGTGATCGTGACTTTGGGCGAGCAGGGTAATACCTCGGCGGCATCGATTCCATTGGCGCTTGATCATGGTGTGAAGTCGGGTAAGATTCAGCGTGGCCAAACCATTCTGATGGAAGGAATTGGCGGCGGTTTTGCTTGGGGCTCCATCCTCGCGAAGTTTTAAGAGATTGAATCAAAACGGCGCACAATGCGCCGTTTTTACTGTATTGAAACATTTGTTTGAATGTGGGCCTGCTCAGGGCGCACGCTTAACAAGGAGTTGGCAATGTCGTTAGCATTTGTATTTCCGGGCCAAGGCTCACAATCAATTGGCATGATGAATGGCTGGGCGGATTCCGCCGTGGTGAAAGCCACTTTTGACGAGGCATCCAGTGTATTGGGTCAAGATTTGTGGGCGATGATCAATGAAGGTCCGGCTGAAGAGCTGAACGCGACGGTCAATACCCAGCCGGTGATGTTGGCGGCCGGCGTGGCTGCATGGCGTGCTTATTTGGCTAATGGTGGCCAAATGCCGGCCGTGATGGCTGGGCATAGTTTGGGTGAATACACGGCACTGGTGGCCGCCGAAGCGATTAGCTTTGGCGATGCGTTGGCCTTGGTGCGCCTGCGTGCTGAAGCGATGCAAGAAGCCGTGCCAGCGGGCACGGGTGCGATGGCGGCGATTTTGAATTTGGCTGACGAAGAAATCATTGCTGCGTGTGCTGAAGCTGCGCAAGGTGAAGTGGTGCAGGCGGTGAACTTTAATTCGCCGGGCCAAGTGGTGATTGCCGGTACGAAAGCCGCAGTTGAGCGCGCCTGCGAGGCTTGTAAAGCACGCGGTGCCAAACGCGCCTTATTGCTGCCGGTGTCTGTGCCATCGCATTGCGATCTGATGAAGCCTGCGGCAGAGAAATTAGCCGCCAAATTGGCCACGATCGAAATTAACGCGCCAAAAGTACCAGTACTGCATAACGCTGATGTCGCTGCATACAGCGACGCTGCTGCGGTGCGTGATGCGCTGGTGCGCCAGCTTTACCAGCCAGTGCGCTGGGTAGAAACCGTGCAAAAAATGGTCGCCGATGGCGTGACTGTGATGGCCGAATGCGGTCCGGGCAAAGTATTGGTCGGTTTGAATAAACGGATTGCGGCCGATTTGCCATCTGTGGCCTTGGTTGATAGCGCTTCGTTGGAAACATTGAAAGCGGCGCTTTAATTCATTTGTATTAATTGAGGTATATGCTTGTGGATAATGCTGTATGCGTTCTCTGGGTGTATACCCTGTTTATCTCAGTGAGAGGTAGGTATGAGTTTGCAAGGTAAAGTAGCGCTAGTAACTGGGGCATCACGCGGGATTGGCCAAGCGATTGCACTGGAATTGGCGAGCATGGGCGCAACGGTGATTGGCACGGCCACCAGTGATAGTGGCGCTGCTGCAATTGGCGATTATCTGAAAACCGCAGGCGCCACTGGTGCGGGTTTGCGTTTGAATGTGACTGAAGACGGCGCGTGTGACGCGATCGTGGCGCAAATCGAGAAAGAATTTGGCGCGATTGCGATTTTAGTCAATAACGCCGGCATCACGCGTGATAACCTCTTAATGCGCATGAAGGACGAAGAATGGGATGCCATTATGGATACCAATCTGAAGCCCGTGTACAAATTATCTAAAGCTGTGATGCGCAATATGATGAAAGCGCGTTGGGGTCGGATTATTAATATTGCCTCAGTCGTTGGTGCTACGGGTAACGCTGGTCAAACCAACTATTCGGCAGCCAAAGCAGCCTTGTTTGGCTTTACCAAATCGTTGGCCAAAGAAATCGGCAGCCGTGGTGTTACGGTGAATGCCGTAGCACCTGGCTTTATCGATACCGATATGACCAAAGGTCTGCCGGACGAGCAAAAGGCACATTTGGTGGCCAATATTGCCTTGGGTCGTTTGGGTGATCCACAAGATATCGCAGATGCCGTGGGCTTTTTGGCTTCGGATAAAGCGGCGTACATCACAGGCAACACCATCCATGTAAATGGTGGGATGTTTATGAATTAATCGGGTAAAATCGCGACCAAGTTGCGATATTGCCGGATAAGGTGTGATAAAAATCTGTCTGGGCGGTAGCAAAATTACTCAAAAAATAGTAAATTTGCGCTTTATTGCATCATGTAACTGTTTGCAGGACCAATTTTTTGGTAGAATGCGAACGCACTTTTCAGAAATTAAGCTAAAAAAGGCTTGGGAACTAAATCCATGGAAAACATCGAACAGCGCGTGAAGAAGATTGTTGCTGAGCAACTGGGCGTGCCAGAAACTGACGTTAAGATTGACTCTTCGTTTGTTAACGACCTCGGCGCCGACTCACTCGACACCGTTGAACTCGTTATGGCTCTCGAAGAAGAATTCGAGTGCGAAATCCCTGACGAGGACGCTGAAAAAATCACTACCGTTCAACAAGCAGTTGACTACGTTAACGCTCACCTGAACAAGTAATCTCGGTGATTCCAGACCTCCGCTATGGCTTGCTGTAGCGGGGGTTTTATTTTATCTGGCGCTGCTAAAACAATTGTTTGAAGCGCTGCCGGCTAGACGCCGGTTTTGAAGCGGAGTACCCCCACGTGTCTAAACGCAGAGTAGTTGTTACCGGTTTGGGTCAAGTTTCCCCCGTCGGCAATGATGTTGCCACTGGCTGGGCCAACCTGCTTGCTGGCAAGTCTGGTATTGGTAAGATCACCCGATTTGATGCCAGCGATCTGGCTTGTCAAATTGCAGGTGAAGTTAAAGATTTCGATATTGGTCAGTATATCAGCCCGAAAGATGCCCGCCGTATGGATGTATTCATTCATTATGGTATTGCTGCGGCGTTGCAAGCGGTGGCAGATGCTGGCCTTGATGATATTGCGGGTCTCGATAAAACACGCGTTGGCGTGAACATTGGCTCGGGGATCGGTGGTTTGCCGCTGATCGAAAATACTGGCGTCGACGTGGTTCATGGTGGACCACGTAAAATTGGCCCTTTCTTTATTCCTGGTTCTTTGGTAAACCTGATTGCTGGTCACGTATCGATCATCAAGGGCTACCAAGGTCCATCGTATGGTATCGTTTCGGCGTGTACCACCGGTGCGCATTGTATCGGTGACTCGGCGCGTATGATTCAGTACGGCGACGCGGATATTATGGTGGCGGGTGGTGCGGAAGGCGCGATCTCTAAATTGGGGATTGGCGGCTTTGCGGCAATG from Chitinibacter fontanus encodes:
- a CDS encoding substrate-binding periplasmic protein, with product MTINRFMKILIIGLFLGSHFSWANPNCSKKISVAFYEFGLLYHQDEGIDRAVIDELAQRSQCQFTMATLPRAQIWLELSSGQTMLSVSAIKTPERDIFAYFSVPYIRLKNMAVLPKAIAEKYPNFNAFLASPTLRWGVVASYRHGEVQDALINQLRAQSRVDEAKDSEQLFQWLRDGQIQGAFAQPTAYNFYFRRLQFNQQAVARDWAPSDRGVEARLVFSKKHFSAAEVQQWNNLLLAMRQDGTLQRILARYLPQSELKRSLIQESTADQANSENQAK
- the dinB gene encoding DNA polymerase IV; this translates as MRKIIHIDCDCFYAAVEMRDRPELRDVPIAIGGAPDQRGVISTCNYPARKFGIHSAMPTKWALRQCPNLVLLPHSFERYRDASRRVHAIFADYTERIEPLSLDEAYLDVTDLPHCHGSATLMAQEIRARIEAEVGITASAGIAPNKLLAKIASDWRKPNGQFVITPDEVAAFMPSLPVGKLWGIGKVTAGKLAKLGLNTCGDVQAWSHADLLRVLGRLGESLYWQSRGVDERPVARSEKRKSLSVEHTYNQDLPDLAACMAKLPSLYADFAQRQSRSQQDTPHKAFVKIKFHDFTQTTMECICPSPEPAIFETLLSQAWQRGAKPVRLLGVGVRFADRPKRLMGETLPLWAS
- a CDS encoding phosphatase PAP2 family protein — encoded protein: MLLNYPRLAPVDLALGQWAYAHSAFGIQLSILLGQLGGGVGSLIIATSLALILYFRLQDRIAAGLIVGGVALSWILNAICKGLLGRPRPEFEHLVHTTGNSLPSGHAMAALTLGVLVWLIFSRHFPASRRVGLLLALTWVVLSGAARLVLGVHYFSDILAGYLMASIVVITLGLIYSQLSSPTAAMSRP
- a CDS encoding AraC family transcriptional regulator — translated: MKVTVQQLPPTRVAYLHQVGPYDDSIGRLWQQFMGQLQALQLPFLQHFGISYDNPLQTPPEQCRYATATEVGADFVASGEMQTMEMPGGLYACAEFTGLPDDCRAVWQNLLTEWLPNSDYVFDCERAGFEHYLPTDCFDQQTGAFSCRLCAPVKVRQ
- a CDS encoding SAM-dependent methyltransferase, whose amino-acid sequence is MAGTLYLIPVPMGGDTLSNILPADVIDIAKQLTHFVVENAKTTRAHLKMLGTPHELRSLWMQELSEHTKDHEVSALLKPLLEGHDVGLMSEAGCPGVADPGARLVQLAHQRGIKVAPLVGPSSLLLALMGSGANGQKFRFNGYLPSDTAGRLQALRQLEASSAKENQAEIFIETPYRNLALFQALRDGLKGSTRLTVACDMTLPEQEILTLEAAQWKKRAEPDINKRPTVFIIQA
- a CDS encoding Maf family protein, which codes for MKKQASLPSDKKIRLVLASTSPYRKELLERLGLEFTVAAPNLDETALAGESAAQTSERLAIAKARVLADQFPNSLIIGSDQVALLNGEQLGKPGTHDRAVKQLQAMRGQTIAFHTALALYNTASDTHQSIVDVTRVTMRNYTDEQIETYLQREQPYNCAGSAKTEGLGIVMIAAIEGRDPAAIIGLPLIELVTMLNNEGIAIL
- a CDS encoding YceD family protein, with amino-acid sequence MRGFRFYAAANMTVIHSAEFAQEARELKGSIPLAQLSRLADQLADTSGEVFWHIESGVDRLQRPWLYLEVTGTLQLVCQRCLLGAPWQLHSETVLTQFADETQIDEAEALDEDLEGILIDPELDIEALVEDEILLALPVALTHEVCGGDEALAKLASDKPNPFAVLAQLKTRKAE
- the rpmF gene encoding 50S ribosomal protein L32, with product MAVQQNKKSPSKRGMHRAHDFLSAPALSVDAATGEVHRPHHISPNGFYKGRRVIKAKGE
- the plsX gene encoding phosphate acyltransferase PlsX — protein: MDITVAVDAMGGDHGAHVTVPAALRFLRDNPDVNIVLVGLVDAIEAELKAHQAQTGPRLRIHAASEVVAMDESPQLAMKNKKDSSMRVAINLVKSGEANACVSAGNTGALMATARFVLKTIPGIDRPAIASLMPTMKGQTLMLDLGANVDSTPLQLTQFAIMGSAMFGALKQKDAPTVGLLNVGSEEIKGNEVVKAAAELVRQTRLNFVGNVEGNDIYKGTVDVVACDGFTGNITLKASEGVAQMFSTFLKAEFTRNWFTKLLALVAMPVLKSFKHKLDPRRFNGASFLGLRGIVVKSHGGADEVAFYWALAQAVEEARSSLIQRITDQVQHELRHFEATDAGEKSAMEQSA
- a CDS encoding beta-ketoacyl-ACP synthase III; the encoded protein is MIYSRIAGTGSYLPERILSNHELAQTVDTSHEWIVTRTGISSRHIASEEQLTSDLALIAVERALESAGVAKEDVDLLIVATTTPDNIFPSTACLLQNKLGVHGFPAFDVQAVCAGFVYALTTANAMIKSGAAKCAVVVGAEKLSNLINWQDRGTCILFGDGAGAVVLTASEEPGILATKLKADGRYNGILKTAARPKQGVLDGEPWIYMEGNAVFKFAVRALADIAEETLAEAGLEKTDIDWLVPHQANVRIIESTAKHLGMSMDNVIVTLGEQGNTSAASIPLALDHGVKSGKIQRGQTILMEGIGGGFAWGSILAKF
- the fabD gene encoding ACP S-malonyltransferase, with product MSLAFVFPGQGSQSIGMMNGWADSAVVKATFDEASSVLGQDLWAMINEGPAEELNATVNTQPVMLAAGVAAWRAYLANGGQMPAVMAGHSLGEYTALVAAEAISFGDALALVRLRAEAMQEAVPAGTGAMAAILNLADEEIIAACAEAAQGEVVQAVNFNSPGQVVIAGTKAAVERACEACKARGAKRALLLPVSVPSHCDLMKPAAEKLAAKLATIEINAPKVPVLHNADVAAYSDAAAVRDALVRQLYQPVRWVETVQKMVADGVTVMAECGPGKVLVGLNKRIAADLPSVALVDSASLETLKAAL
- the fabG gene encoding 3-oxoacyl-ACP reductase FabG, translating into MSLQGKVALVTGASRGIGQAIALELASMGATVIGTATSDSGAAAIGDYLKTAGATGAGLRLNVTEDGACDAIVAQIEKEFGAIAILVNNAGITRDNLLMRMKDEEWDAIMDTNLKPVYKLSKAVMRNMMKARWGRIINIASVVGATGNAGQTNYSAAKAALFGFTKSLAKEIGSRGVTVNAVAPGFIDTDMTKGLPDEQKAHLVANIALGRLGDPQDIADAVGFLASDKAAYITGNTIHVNGGMFMN
- the acpP gene encoding acyl carrier protein, producing MENIEQRVKKIVAEQLGVPETDVKIDSSFVNDLGADSLDTVELVMALEEEFECEIPDEDAEKITTVQQAVDYVNAHLNK
- the fabF gene encoding beta-ketoacyl-ACP synthase II, producing MSKRRVVVTGLGQVSPVGNDVATGWANLLAGKSGIGKITRFDASDLACQIAGEVKDFDIGQYISPKDARRMDVFIHYGIAAALQAVADAGLDDIAGLDKTRVGVNIGSGIGGLPLIENTGVDVVHGGPRKIGPFFIPGSLVNLIAGHVSIIKGYQGPSYGIVSACTTGAHCIGDSARMIQYGDADIMVAGGAEGAISKLGIGGFAAMKALSTRNDDPATSSRPWDKGRDGFVMGEGAGVLVLEEYEHAKKRGAKIYAELVGFGMSSDAHHITAPNADGPARGVLNALRDAGLNADAVDYVNAHGTSTPLGDANETNALKIALGDHAKKVVVNSTKSMTGHLLGGAGGVEAIYSILALHNQVSPPTINLFEQDIEAGCDLDYCANTARDMKINVAISNSFGFGGTNGTLVFRRV